A single genomic interval of Odontesthes bonariensis isolate fOdoBon6 chromosome 3, fOdoBon6.hap1, whole genome shotgun sequence harbors:
- the c1ql4b gene encoding complement C1q-like protein 4: MVLVLLVAIPLLVHTTKGGGSGGGGTHYEMLGSCKMVCDTFTPPQGELTAVSPQPPDFPNRRGKQGFRGNPGVPGPPGPKGPPGEPGKPGPPGPPGPGPGGYGASVYSPKIAFYAGLRKQHEGSEILKFDDVVTNVGNYYEPSTGKFTCPLPGIYYFTYHVLMRGGDGTSMWADLKKNGQVRASAIAQDADQNYDYASNSVILHLDVGDDVCIQLDGGKVHGGNTNKYSTFSGFLVYPD; the protein is encoded by the exons ATGGTCCTGGTTCTACTAGTGGCCATTCCCCTATTGGTCCACACCACTAAGGGGGGAGGGTCTGGAGGTGGGGGCACACATTATGAGATGCTCGGGAGCTGCAAGATGGTGTGTGACACTTTTACCCCCCCACAGGGAGAGCTGACAGCCGTCTCCCCTCAGCCCCCAGACTTTCCAAATCGTAGGGGCAAGCAGGGGTTCAGAGGGAACCCTGGAGTTCCTGGTCCTCCAGGTCCAAAAGGCCCCCCTGGAGAGCCGGGCAAGCCCGGACCACCTGGTCCCCCAGGGCCTGGACCTGGTGGCTATGGCGCCTCCGTCTACAGTCCTAAAATCGCCTTCTATGCTGGCCTCCGGAAACAACACGAGGGGAGTGAGATACTGAAGTTTGATGACGTGGTGACCAACGTCGGGAACTACTACGAGCCAAGTACAGGCAAGTTCACTTGTCCGCTGCCTGGTATCTACTACTTCACCTACCATGTCCTGATGAGAGGGGGTGACGGGACGAGCATGTGGGCAGACCTGAAAAAGAATGGACAG GTGAGGGCGAGTGCAATCGCTCAAGATGCAGATCAGAACTACGACTACGCCTCTAACAGCGTTATCCTGCACCTTGACGTAGGGGATGATGTTTGCATACAGCTGGACGGGGGCAAAGTTCATGGGGGAAACACCAACAAATACAGCACCTTCTCTGGCTTCCTCGTCTACCCTGATTGA